A genome region from Anopheles stephensi strain Indian chromosome 2, UCI_ANSTEP_V1.0, whole genome shotgun sequence includes the following:
- the LOC118504936 gene encoding uncharacterized protein LOC118504936 — protein sequence MQSAQRVHQSRKCIKRNRAPSIHPSISYTMKLLWFVVFLLALVYGAYGQECPKGFKPQQGQCVTQRPVHGDCPANSKYDLNKNLCVYT from the exons ATGCAATCTGCACAACGAGTGCATCAATCGCGAAAGTGCATCAAACGAAACCGTgcgccatccatccatccatccatcagtTACA CAATGAAATTGCTGTGGTTTGTCGTGTTTCTGCTGGCCCTGGTATACGGAGCGTACGGCCAGGAATGTCCGAAAGGCTTCAAACCGCAGCAGGGCCAATGTGTAACGCAGCGTCCCGTCCACGGCGATTGTCCCGCCAACTCCAAGTACGACCTCAACAAGAACCTCTGCGTTTACACCTAG